The Pogona vitticeps strain Pit_001003342236 chromosome 6, PviZW2.1, whole genome shotgun sequence genome contains a region encoding:
- the PP2D1 gene encoding LOW QUALITY PROTEIN: protein phosphatase 2C-like domain-containing protein 1 (The sequence of the model RefSeq protein was modified relative to this genomic sequence to represent the inferred CDS: deleted 2 bases in 1 codon), which yields MTYETKPQSSELHQDEEDTNVITTDFKKVGHLDIAVICSICEGAVHINKLFHHKKAHQAQAVLDYQRPWTEPIDINKISFQRKQLILRMKKADKFTEREREKIGCSFDLLKETLKIAPYFHIKSVAQSSVHIEVVSNPLIKAIAICQDKNVVWHTDLEDVFVVLDNYGNRKGTCFLGVFDGTNGISAAQITSAELPLLFLDQLSLGDPSYEVSEAERKVLDSFHTIFRADYKVREKDFTFKRVKGKISQLRTHEWIHRAYAKSFWQMDRLLRLGRNEVSRVRWSSCAAVTCLVERINNEKEKWDQERNKIFEKQHDVIQQEEEVPEKIIGAKEKSNTEQGSGNFEEQQKDKLSERTNAQNEQKFMQQEEMLEEISNTDQTMGSVVDECMAESTERMNEEKEQTSIEKDMVVKELSEVISKTKRKSSTERTSCFIEQQREKPTERMNEQEQNIAQQEELLEGLGGVKREHNRERGTGSTTVLWLEEPTETLNEEKRENLTEVEKELTERIERAKGKTDMEEETGSITEQQTERPIEKINEEKDQNAIKQEDLPGDLSKAKRKSSEERGMVSSTVELWREESTEKVSEKMNRISYMRMKSSERIIKGKEKGTTEEQQQKPLEIINDGKEERISELGGNEQSTSNKDGIEEESLLENCPNENSVGVLHIANIGNVHAVLCKDGKSYWLTKEHSTYCGEEKIRILQNGGYISSNEPKGLVEGLIKNTRGLGHHGHPKLKKTFIPVPHTISFPVDDSCQFLILATNGLWEVLDKNEVVLLTLILFSAYLEKYQHDQLKKSSMPEDSTSPARDLKDEFYSWYSNQDFFPEDINLNQDNVRLMAPTNDNTKEKEIIQSGSFRKNSEEQESESSLEPPFMDLSFSEDTTESDEKTPSASSTEEDPKEAHKSSETSEDSEKDSCTFHALAAKYISKHLVKAALKAGSRDNITVLVALLNGCDKIPMYVYQ from the exons ATGACTTATGAAACAAAACCACAAAGTTCTGAATTACACCAAGATGAGGAAGATACAAATGTGATTACTACTGATTTCAAGAAAGTTGGCCATCTTGACATTGCAGTTATTTGTTCCATATGTGAAGGAGCAGTACACATTAATAAGCTTTTTCATCATAAAAAGGCCCATCAGGCTCAGGCTGTACTGGATTATCAACGACCATGGACGGAACCAATAGATATAAACAAAATAAGTTTCCAGAGAAAACAACTaattttaagaatgaaaaaggcTGATAAATTCACTGAACGCGAAAGAGAAAAAATTGGCTGTTCATTTGATCTCCTTAAAGAAACCCTCAAGATTGCTCCATATTTTCACATCAAGAGTGTTGCTCAAAGTTCAGTGCATATTGAAGTGGTAAGTAATCCACTGATCAAAGCCATAGCAATTTGTCAAGACAAAAATGTAGTTTGGCACACAGACTTGGAAGATGTTTTTGTTGTGTTAGACAACTATGGAAACAGAAAAGGGACATGTTTTCTTGGAGTCTTTGATGGAACTAATGGTATTTCCGCTGCTCAGATAACTTCAGCTGAacttcccctcttatttcttgACCAGCTTTCTCTTGGAGATCCTTCTTATGAAGTGAGCGAAGCTGAGAGAAAAGTGCTAGATTCATTTCATACAATCTTTAGGGCAGATTACAAAGTAAGAGAAAAAGATTTCACTTTTAAGAGAGTCAAAGGCAAGATATCTCAGCTAAGAACTCATGAATGGATTCACAGGGCATATGCAAAATCTTTTTGGCAGATGGACAGACTTTTACGACTTGGGAGAAATGAAGTTTCTAGAGTTCGATGGAGCAGCTGTGCAGCTGTCACTTGTTTAGTGGAAAGGATAAAcaatgagaaggaaaaatgggatcaagagagaaataaaatatttgaaaaacaacaTGATGTCATACAACAGGAAGAGGAGGTACCTGAAAAGATAATTGgagcaaaggaaaaaagcaacacAGAACAAGGGTCAGGCAATTTTGAGGAACAGCAAAAAGACAAGCTGTCTGAAAGAACAAATGCACAAAACGAACAGAAATTTATGCAACAGGAAGAGATGCTTGAAGAGATAAGCAACACAGACCAAACAATGGGCAGTGTGGTGGACGAATGCATGGCGGAATCaactgaaagaatgaatgaagaaaaggAACAGACCAGCATAGAAAAGGACATGGTGGTGAAGGAGTTGTCTGAAGTGAtaagcaaaacaaagagaaaaagcagCACAGAAAGAACAAGTTGTTTCATAGAACAGCAGAGGGAGAAGCCAACTGAAAGAATGAATGAGCAGGAACAGAACATTGCACAACAGGAGGAACTACTTGAAGGGCTAGGTGGAGTGAAGAGAGAACACAATCGAGAAAGAGGTACAGGTAGTACCACTGTGCTGTGGTTGGAAGAGCCAACTGAAACATTgaatgaggaaaagagagagaaccttACAGAAGTAGAGAAGGAGCTCACTGAGAGGATAGAGCGAGCAAAGGGGAAAACTGACATGGAAGAAGAAACAGGCAGCATTACAGAGCAGCAGACAGAGAGACCAATTGAAAAGATAAACGAGGAAAAGGATCAGAATGCCATTAAGCAGGAGGACCTACCAGGAGATTTAAGCAAGGCAAAGAGAAAAAGCAGCGAAGAACGAGGAATGGTTAGTAGTACTGTGGAGCTGTGGAGGGAAGAGTCAACTGAAAAAGTTAGtgaaaaaatgaacagaatatCATACATGAGGATGAAGAGCTCT GAGAGGataatcaaaggaaaggaaaaaggcacaACAGAAGAGCAGCAACAGAAGCCTCTTGAAATAATAAATGATGGAAAGGAAGAGCGTATTTCAGAGCTAGGAGGCAATGAACAGAGCACAAGTAACAAAGATGGGATAGAGGAAGAGAGTCTGCTTGAAAACTGTCCCAATGAAAACAGTGTTGGAGTACTGCACATTGCTAATATAG gtaATGTTCATGcagttttatgcaaagatggGAAAAGCTACTGGCTTACTAAAGAACACAGCACTTACTGTGGAGAAGAAAAAATACGTATTCTTCAGAATGGTGGATATATCAGCAGTAATGAACCCAAAGGACTGGTAGAAGGACTTATCAAAAATACTCGTGGCCTTGGCCATCATGGACATCCAAAGTTGAAAAAAACTTTTATTCCTGTACCACATACAATCTCTTTTCCAGTTGATGACTCATGCCAGTTTCTTATTTTAGCTACTAATGGACTTTGGGAAGTTCTGGATAAAAATGAAGTAGTACTATTAACATTAATATTGTTTTCTGCTTATTTGGAAAAGTACCAACATGATCAACTAAAGAAAAGCTCCATGCCTGAAGATTCAACATCACCTGCGAGGGATTTGAAAGATGAATTCTATTCATGGTATTCAAATCAAGATTTTTTCCCAGAGGACATAAATCTAAACCAAGATAATGTACGGTTAATGGCCCCAACAAATgacaatacaaaagaaaaagaaattattcagtCAGGGTCCTTTAGAAAGAATTCAGAAGAGCAAGAATCAGAAAGTTCTTTAGAACCACCTTTTATGGATCTATCATTTTCAGAAGATACAACAGAAAGTGACGAAAAAACACCATCAGCATCTAGTACTGAAGAAGATCCAAAGGAAGCCCATAAATCTTCAGAAACATCAGAAGATTCTGAAAAAGATTCTTGTACATTTCATGCCCTTGCAGCTAAGTATATTAGTAAGCACCTTGTAAAAGCTGCATTAAAAGCAGGTTCTAGAGATAATATTACTGTTTTGGTAGCACTCTTAAATGGCTGTGATAAGATCCCTATGTATGTTTATCAATGA